In Brassica rapa cultivar Chiifu-401-42 chromosome A06, CAAS_Brap_v3.01, whole genome shotgun sequence, a single window of DNA contains:
- the LOC103871496 gene encoding polygalacturonase At1g48100 has protein sequence MRILSGILVVYFISTLLFGQLIYVARGRFHYHKRRGLSDPPPPPPAVTANPPQVPSDPYPNPNPDPAPGDSDSGCIFDVTSFGAVGDGSCDDTAAFKDAWKAACAVESSVVLAPEGGVFKITSTIFSGPCKPGLVFQLDGVLMPPDGPEEWPEKDSKSQWLVFYRLDGFTFAGKGTVEGNGQKWWDLPCKPHRGPDGSSSSEPCVSPTMIRFFMSNNIEVGGLRIQNSPQFHMKFDGCEGVSINDIQISSPKLSPNTDGIHLGNTRSVAIHNSVVSNGDDCISIGTGCSDIDIQGVTCGPSHGISIGSLGVHNSQACVSNITVRNTVIRDSDNGLRVKTWQGGTGSVSNLLFENIQMENVLNCIIVDQYYCQSKECRNETSAVRVFDVQYRNIKGTYDVRSAPIHFACSDTVACTNITMSEVELLPEEGELVDDPFCWNAYGTQETLTIPPIDCLLDGSPVVEEGYNSNPGC, from the exons ATGCGCATTCTCAGTGGCATTCTCGTGGTTTACTTCATCTCCACTCTCCTCTTTGGTCAATTAATCTACGTTGCACGAGGAAGATTTCATTACCACAAGAGACGCGGTCTCTcggatcctcctcctcctcctccagctgTAACCGCTAACCCACCTCAAGTCCCCTCTGACCCGTACCCAAACCCGAATCCAGACCCGGCTCCAGGAGATTCAGACTCGGGATGCATTTTTGACGTGACGTCGTTCGGGGCAGTAGGTGATGGCTCGTGTGACGATACGGCAGCATTTAAAGATGCGTGGAAAGCCGCTTGTGCTGTTGAATCCAGTGTCGTTTTAGCTCCTGAAGGCGGCGTTTTTAAAATCACTTCCACTATTTTCTCCGGTCCATGTAAACCGGGACTCGTCTTTCAG TTGGATGGAGTGTTAATGCCTCCGGATGGACCAGAGGAGTGGCCAGAGAAGGACAGTAAAAGTCAATGGTTAGTTTTTTACCGCCTCGATGGTTTCACGTTTGCCGGCAAAGGCACCGTCGAAGGCAACGGTCAAAAATGGTGGGACTTACCTTGCAAGCCTCATCGG GGACCAGACGGATCATCGTCGTCCGAACCATGTGTTAGTCCAACT ATGATTCGGTTCTTCATGAGCAACAACATCGAGGTTGGAGGATTGAGAATCCAAAACAGCCCGCAATTTCACATGAAATTCGACGGATGCGAAGGAGTGTCAATCAACGATATCCAGATTTCATCTCCTAAACTCAGTCCCAACACTGATGGTATCCATCTCGGGAACACCAGATCAGTGGCCATTCATAACTCTGTCGTTAGCAACG GGGATGACTGCATTTCTATTGGAACTGGTTGTTCAGACATTGACATTCAAGGTGTCACTTGTGGGCCCAGTCACGGGATCAG CATCGGGAGTTTAGGAGTGCACAATTCTCAAGCATGCGTTTCCAACATAACCGTCCGAAACACCGTGATCCGCGATTCCGACAACGGCCTCAGAGTCAAAACATGGCAAGGCGGAACCGGATCCGTCTCTAATCTCCTGTTCGAGAACATCCAGATGGAGAACGTCCTAAACTGCATCATCGTCGATCAATACTACTGCCAATCCAAGGAGTGCCGCAACGAGACGTCCGCGGTTCGAGTCTTCGACGTCCAGTACCGTAACATCAAAGGGACTTACGACGTCAGAAGCGCGCCAATTCACTTCGCATGTAGCGACACCGTCGCTTGTACAAACATTACAATGTCCGAGGTCGAGCTTTTGCCCGAGGAAGGAGAGCTCGTGGATGATCCGTTTTGTTGGAACGCTTATGGGACTCAAGAGACGTTGACAATTCCGCCAATTGATTGTTTGCTTGATGGATCACCGGTGGTGGAGGAAGGCTATAATTCGAATCCGGGTTGCTGA
- the LOC103871495 gene encoding YTH domain-containing protein ECT4, which translates to MYTSEGAQAPDFVADQGIYYHPVDPNYAYYCTGYESPGEWENHQMFFGVDGSQLQYQGGQNENSPYIYYTPSYGYAQSPYNPFNPYIPGADSPFQQYYPPLPPYQNVASSGAFVPYAAAHPDTVSSSSANSLVETGSAANRRGSRNRNASAADGIQRNASEKPRPNPGGQNRSLSTEKRVSTAFPALQGKAISVSTQPVEAVSSSRVSSSGQLDIAPPPERNGLSSTATNNNNPRPKLYGVHSNISSRSKGPRSQLIVKAYTTKAGNADAEGNIVIDPNQYNKEDLRIDYTNAKFFVIKSYSEDDVHKSIKYSVWSSTLHGNKKLQSAYEDAQRIATEKSCECPIFLFFSVNASGLFCGMAEMTGPVSFEKDMDFWQQDKWSGSFPVKWHIIKDVPNSYFRHIILHNNENKPVTNSRDTQEIMMKQGLEVLKIFKGHAERTSLLDDFAYYENRQRVMHDERNRLPYRSFLSPVPVPRPDFSDRNKKNSSEDPSKSDGNEETTTVKEGTKEDTTTLIQKKITSLTVSPTDTDSNPTTGSHLNQSQAKSKPPPSVSDKKTDPDPPEAVDSPLSEDNDTVKVGSLPIKVTGSPPIVTVGTIPLDPSSLQKK; encoded by the exons ATGTATACCTCCGAGGGAGCCCAAGCCCCTGATTTTGTTGCTGACCAGGGCATCTATTACCACCCCGTTGATCCCAATTATGCTTATTATTGTACAG gtTATGAGTCACCCGGCGAATGGGAGAACCATCAGATGTTTTTTGGTGTAGATGGTTCACAACTCCAGTACCAG GGTGGGCAGAATGAGAATTCTCCCTATATATACTATACGCCTAGCTATGGATATGCACAGTCTCCTTACAATCCCTTCAATCCTTACATCCCTGGCGCTGATTCTCCTTTCCAACAATACTaccctcctcttcctccttaCCAGAACGTTGCATCGTCTGGAGCCTTTGTTCCTTATGCTGCAGCTCACCCTGATACCGTCTCCAGTAGCTCAGCGAACTCTTTGGTGGAGACTGGTTCAGCAGCCAACAGGAGAGGATCAAGGAACAGAAACGCTTCAGCAGCTGATGGAATCCAGAGGAACGCCTCCGAGAAGCCAAGGCCGAACCCTGGAGGACAAAACAGATCACTATCAACTGAGAAGAGAGTTTCTACGGCGTTTCCGGCCCTCCAG GGAAAAGCTATTTCTGTTAGTACTCAACCCGTTGAGGCTGTTTCCAGTAGCAGAGTCTCGTCATCTGGACAACTAGACATTGCTCCTCCACCTGAACGTAATGGTCTTTCATCCACTGCGACAAACAATAACAATCCTCGTCCCAAGCTGTATGGTGTGCATTCAAATATAAGTTCAAGATCGAAAGGACCGAGAAGTCAACTTATTGTTAAAGCTTACACAACAAAAGCTGGAAATGCTGACGCTGAAGGAAACATTGTGATCGATCCTAATCAGTATAATAAAGAAGATCTCCGGATCGATTACACCAATGCCAAGTTTTTTGTGATTAAATCGTATAGTGAAGATGATGTCCACAAGAGCATCAAGTACAGTGTCTGGTCGTCTACTTTGCATGGGAACAAGAAGTTGCAGAGTGCATATGAAGACGCTCAGAGAATAGCCACCGAGAAGTCTTGTGAATGCCCAATATTCTTATTCTTCTCT GTCAATGCTAGTGGTTTGTTCTGTGGCATGGCTGAGATGACTGGTCCAGTTTCTTTTGAGAAAGACATGGATTTTTGGCAGCAAGACAAATGGAGTGGAAGCTTTCCTGTCAAATGGCACATTATTAAAGATGTTCCTAATAGCTATTTCAGGCACATCATATTACACAACAATGAGAATAAGCCGGTCACCAACAGTCGAGACACGCAAGAG ATAATGATGAAACAAGGTCTGGAGGTGCTAAAGATATTCAAAGGCCATGCGGAAAGGACTTCGTTACTTGATGATTTTGCGTATTACGAAAACCGCCAGAGAGTCATGCACGATGAGAGAAACAGGCTGCCGTACAGAAGCTTCCTTAGCCCTGTACCTGTACCCAGACCAGATTTCTCCGACAGAAACAAGAAAAACTCTTCTGAGGATCCTTCGAAATCAGACGGGAATGAGGAGACCACCACCGTAAAGGAAGGTACTAAAGAAGATACTACTACTCTCATTCAGAAGAAGATCACCTCTCTCACCGTTAGCCCCACTGATACAGACTCCAACCCAACCACTGGTTCTCACCTCAACCAGAGTCAAGCTAAGTCTAAACCACCCCCCTCTGTCTCTGACAAGAAGACAGACCCAGACCCTCCTGAAGCGGTTGATTCTCCTCTTTCTGAAGACAATGACACTGTCAAAGTTGGATCATTGCCCATCAAAGTTACCGGGTCTCCTCCAATTGTAACTGTGGGTACTATTCCTCTGGACCCCAGCTCACTTCAGAAGAAGTAA